From Daphnia magna isolate NIES linkage group LG2, ASM2063170v1.1, whole genome shotgun sequence:
GGGGGTTGTATTACTGTTCTAATTGTAATACTTGTTTCACTACGTAATTACTGTGCAAGATTACTCCATCTCTCCAGTAGTGTTTTCGGTTAATCAATCTACGTTATTTGGCAAATCGTAAGTAAGTTTCAGACACCTCGTGGAACGAGCTCAGCTCTAACTTTCAACAACTTCcaagaaattgaaaattcagTCTTCTTTAGATATACCACCTTATAAGTTAGCTGGTTACTTACCCCAAGGAACCTGTCCATACATGTGTTTGTTTGAataactttttgttttaatttctccttttttcaACAGTCCTCGTTAGACAGCACCACAAAGTCCCCAAAATATAGGTTTGCTAAgctctttcatttttccttgTGTACTCTTAATCTATAGTTAAGCAACTTAATTGTTAACCTGAGCaatttgttgacattttgtcTAGGAAAAATGCGTGTGACCAACGGTTCTGCTGACCAACGAGAGCTGTTTAAGCCCGATGACGATATACATACGTCAATGCGCCTTTTGTCTGGTGCTTTAAACGAACATATTCAAAAACATCGTTCATCTGAAGGTGTTCATAAGACAAAGTTTCTGTTCCATCAACTTGTGGATTTTATGCTGGCCAGCTGGTCGACGTTTTTCGTACCGGGAAAGTCGtcaaaatacaagaaaatctTCCAGCGAGCTCTTGGGATTCAACCCCAGCTGGCACAACTTGATGAAGAATCTTTCGACATTGATCGTCATCAACATGACTTGGAATGTCTAGCTAGGATGGCCTCTTCCATTAAGCGTGAAGATATCGTACAAGAAATTCGCATGCTACTACCTCATCAACCTCCAATACCAAATGCTACGGCGATTAATTTGAGCAGGAAAGAAGGCTGGGtcaaattggaagaagaaggaaagcaTCACTATGAAATGAAAGAATGGAAATTAGCTCTGGTTCTATTTAGTCAAGCAATTGGTTTAAATTCGGAAGAAGGAATTCTTTACTCTTGTCGAGCCATGTGTGAACTTCATTTGTCAAAATTTCAGTTGGCCGTAGAAGATGCTCAAGACGCGGTTGAACTCGATCCGAAGTGCGCCGAATACAGACGCCTTCTGTCGGAGGCATCTTCAGGATCTCTGCCATGTCAGCCGATAAAATCAAAGCTGATCGATTTCTACCAAGTGGGTCGTAACTATTTTTACGGTGATAATGGATTTGTTGAAGATCACGTGGAAGCGGAGAAAAACCTCAAAATGGCTGCCGCAACTTTTCATGTAAAACCCAGTTTGCTGCTTGCAAAACTGTTGCTGAAAAATGAGAGATCTTGTGAAGCATTTCCTTTTCTCCAGCGTGCAGCTGAAAAAGGTGTGGTTGAAGCTCAGTACCTATTCGGTCGCCTATTGATATATGGAGATGGATGCCCTCGACATGAGCCAGCAGCCAAAAAGTGGTTCTTTAAGGCCCATGCTCAAGGTTTTGTACCGAAAAGTATCAAGAACGTGAGATGGGTTGATGAGATTGTAAAACATGCTGAATCTTTGGTGCGTTTTGAGTCGGACAACAATATCGATAG
This genomic window contains:
- the LOC116915375 gene encoding uncharacterized protein LOC116915375 yields the protein MRVTNGSADQRELFKPDDDIHTSMRLLSGALNEHIQKHRSSEGVHKTKFLFHQLVDFMLASWSTFFVPGKSSKYKKIFQRALGIQPQLAQLDEESFDIDRHQHDLECLARMASSIKREDIVQEIRMLLPHQPPIPNATAINLSRKEGWVKLEEEGKHHYEMKEWKLALVLFSQAIGLNSEEGILYSCRAMCELHLSKFQLAVEDAQDAVELDPKCAEYRRLLSEASSGSLPCQPIKSKLIDFYQVGRNYFYGDNGFVEDHVEAEKNLKMAAATFHVKPSLLLAKLLLKNERSCEAFPFLQRAAEKGVVEAQYLFGRLLIYGDGCPRHEPAAKKWFFKAHAQGFVPKSIKNVRWVDEIVKHAESLVRFESDNNIDSKGISLAKRLSRFTSHTSFEFDGFDELLKSAIQFNTSHPTKETILMKPAIEVWMPMMMKRAQNRSFKAQSFFLAHGLIMEAQKLLLRNQTVQSLKMLREARRQWDYPIIDTSMFVDAAEEMLKNNQANAEAYHVLICSDRSSSIENKLWLAIQCVKLDPSVPDFHHSLARVYGDMGDYRRAVRSIDVALKILAHSDWLYDRAHLLRLSKVKPDLEVVSAFEKYVSCSPPDAAHVPDAYYCIALAHYAMSRLKEFTVALKKGKKAESSEIRLPCFRAFKKNDYVTKQIPKHNVKPNSRTNGKKTEKIFEILCVVCSKGNPLLFCPFCHNWTCGKDEQNMTAGMHDCQASHIAYHKSVASASTGNF